In Besnoitia besnoiti strain Bb-Ger1 chromosome I, whole genome shotgun sequence, the genomic window atatatgcatctgtatatatgtatatatgaggtgaacatatatatatgaagtgaaaacatatacatatgcatattaATGTGGCTGAAAAAACACGCGTGTGTTAGAGAGCGGCGCCCCCGCAAACAAGCGCCTGCACGTTTGCGGATGCGACTTTTTTCGTGtgaggcctgcgaggcgcagacgtcGCGGCGCTTACGCGAGCAGGGTGACCTGCTGAGTTCGGCGAGGAGGGATCGTAGTTGGCGAgctcgccgcagtcgcgTTTCATCGCCAGCGCGagcgtccgcagcgcctcgctaGCCATCGACTCGACGTCCTTTTGAATCTTCTTGCGCAGCGCGTCAGTCAACTCACTCACAGAGCCATCGGGCAGCAGCACGCTATCGCACCTGATCCACACGCGCAAATTCCGGCGAAATGCACCGCAGGAATATGTCGACAATATGTGAACAACGTatgcatacgtatatatatgtatgtatctgctgatgtatatgtatgcatatgcatagAAATGTGGGCGACTGCTCTCCAAGTCAGCGCCGCCCTGGCAGAAGGCGGGGTCCGCTGTCGGGGCGGCGAGACGCTTCTCCGGGGTTCACGAGGCCCGAAAAATATCAAAAAAATCAAAAGAATATGAAAAAaggcgcgctcgcgacgTGACGCAGGGGGAGAGAGCGGGAAGACGAAAAGTCGGACTTACCGGTCAATCACAGACTCAGGAGCGCCCTTCACAAAGAGCGTGTTGGAAGTCtcgtggcgctcgcggcagaGAACGCCCATGCTCTTGCGCTCGCGCGTGAACTCGAGTGTCGCCAGGGAACTCCACGACGAAGACCAGAAGTCGCTGAATCAAAATTTCGGAAATTTCATCCACAGCAAAGGACCTCAACCTGCGAACGGTTTCGACGCatgcgacgccgcctcgcgcctctcaaGGGTCGCGCGTGCATCGCGTGGCTCCCCTCTCCGCTCGGAGGGctgggcggcagccgcggcgccttcaggATTTAGCTGCCGTCcacagctacggtaactgttgaGTGTGAATGGCGATTAACCTTTCCTTGTCTTTACGCACTCGGGGCATGCAATACAGGTCACGTAAAAATGTGCCCCTGTGCCTCGATGTCTTTCCGTGTGGGCTCGGCGCTTCCACGTCGCGCTGCGCTGTTTCTGAAAAAAAATTCAATTTTCTCTTACCAGAAGGGCATGGGCGTCTGTTCTGTTCGGCCTTCGCACTGGAGGTAGCGGGCGTTGAGGGCACTGTCGGTGCTTCCGAGCTTCTCAACGAGGACCAGGAGTGCGGCCTCCGTCGGCTCGCCCAGGCGCGTGAACTTCGCGCCTTTGCTGTTTGGCGCGATCTCGAGGCGCGCTTCGTTGCACAGCGTCGCGCAACGAGCGAACCACTGCAGATTCGCGTCGTTGTCTTGAATGTGCTGAAACGTGCGGCTCGGCGCGTTGGCGCTGGAGATGCTCACCGCGCCCAGCGGCGAATAGCAGGAACCCTCGCAGGAGTAATGGTCGGTCTACACACACCAACAAACAGCGCCGCCACCCGCGCGTTTTCACcagagacagacgcaagCGCTaagaagaagccgcgagcgctgcgTGGAAACGTGCCTGCCAAAGCAGACAAGCGACGCAGATTCAGGCTCTgaaggcgcggctgcccgcaTCTCGCCTGGGCGCCTCGCACACCACCACGTCGAGGTCTCCGCCTTggctctttttttcttttaTCTGTTTCGTCCCTTCGCCTGttcctttttcctcttctcttctcctccctctcccccttCGCTGCTGGCTGCGAGCCCCCGCTGCCGACGCGGCCTCTCGTCCCTGCTTTCGCCTGGCGCCTGAGGGATGCTCCGCCGCTTACTCCGTTTCTCATGTTGGGGATGCAGAAGCGGACGCAGGTCATCTCGTTGGTTGTCAGCGTGCCGGTCTTGTCGCTGCAGATGACCGTGGTGCAGCCGAGGGTTTCAACGCTCGAGAGCTTCCGCACGAttgcgtttttcttcgccaTCTTGCGCGTGcccagcgcgaggcaggTGGTAATCACCGCGGGCAGGCCCTCGGGgatcgccgcgaccgcgagcgcgacggcgatcTTGAAGTAGTAgatgcagccgcgcaggaagCTGCCATGGACAGGGTCGGAGAAGTgctggcgcgcagagagacagacgacaCGCAGAAGAATTTTCGTTCCCAAAAGCCTGCCCAAAGCGGCactcgcaggcgccctcgacgcggcgctgctgcccgcgGAAGGTAGGCACGCACGCGTCCGCAGCAGAAAAAGGACAACCGCGgcaaaaacgaaaaaaaaacgtcGGAGGCGTTGAGACGGAAGGATGCAGACCCTCGGCTAGAGCGGCTGGTGCTTTGCTGACCTTGATGTTGATCACccagacgacggcgcagatGATGAAGATGACTTTGCTGAGGATTTCGCCGAATTCGTCgagcttctgctgcagcggcgtctgatcttcgtcgtccgcgtcagCCTCCTGCACAGCAGACTGAATCTTGCCAATCTCCGTCCGCATGCCGGTGGCGACCACGACCGCGAGTGCGTGCCCGCTGGCGATTGTAGTCGAGGAAAAGATGATATTTCGCTTGCTCTGTACTTCGCAGTCGGCACACGACGCTGGCAGCGCTTCGAGCTcctgcagacacacagagaaaaaaaacgcgcatGTTTAGCACCGCGAGGaaaagcagacgcgcgccgcgaggaagaggagttTTTCCGCTCGCAGCTGCACTGGCGGAAGAGATCatggcggcgaaggcgcagaaaacgGCAGAATtgcgcgcagagaggtcGCAGGTGACGCAATTATAAAGGCTTCTCCACGCACACACTGTGCTCGCCCTCAACCAGACATGCAGGCACCTACACCGATGCATCCACACATTCAACCACGCGCCTTAAGGAAGGCGAACACACAAacgtatacatacacatatatatatatatatatgtaaatgtATGTtcacatatatgtacatgcatgtatgaacatttatatatatgtctatagGTAAATATATAGGTATGTATTATATGCATACacttacatatatatatttgtgcgTTTTTTGCGTACCTTGACAACTGTGACGCTTTCGCCGGTGAGCTGCGACTGTTCCACGCGGAGTGTCGTGGACTTGAGCGCAACGACTCGGCAGTCCGCTGGGACTTTGTCGCCACAGCGCACGTCTACGATGTCACCGGGGACCAGCTCTGAGGAGGGCATCACccgccagacgccgccgcggagaacgcgcgcctgcgcaggctgcAGTTCCTTGAGCGCTTcgagcgccttctctgcgttcgACTCCTGAAAAGCCACGcgaaacgcagagaaacgaGGCGAATGCTCGCTTCGCACGCACTTACAggggcgcgcagagcgaaaattcgcagctgcatggtcgcgccgtcctcctATCGATCCGagtgcggaggcagcgcagcgaggagagaaggacgGAGCACGGAGAGACCTGTCACAATTTTTCGCAGCCCGTTGGTTGCCCTAGACGTGTAATGTATACCCATAAataatatacatatatatacacacatatttTGAAAaatgtagatatatatccACGAGTTCGCGACGTTCTGCGACAAATACCTGCCAGACGCCAACAGCCGCGTTGAGGATGAGAATGATGAGAATGACCATGGGCTCGATGAAGGCGGTGAtgccctcgtcggcgccgccttcgaaGAGCGCCAGGATGAAACTCACaaccgcggcggagaggagaatGCTGAAACGAAAACACCCGAAacacgacgcgcgccgcgctcgctcctctgccttcgccttgtcgagccgcgtcgctctccttcgctttctctgttcccgcctcctcgctacATGTGCGGAGCCGGTGTAATAGAGCTTTGTTCTCTCTCtatgtgtctctctctgtctgtctctcctcccttCTCACGTCGTTCGCTCTTTTCTTGGCGTGCGTGCACAGATTCCCGCGGCTCGTTTCCCTTCGCACACTGAAGTCCTCTCACTATCTCTTTTCTCCTCACCGCACAAGCAAGTCCTGAAACTGCTCAAGAATgagctgcagaagagacTTTCCCTGCTCCTGATCGAGCTCGTTCCTGCCGAAGAGCTCGaggcgctctcgcgcctcttcggcggagAGCCCGCGCTTTACATCGGCCTTCAACTGCCTCACGACCTGAAAATGAAAAGCCGCGCAGAAACCCCGTCGGAAATCCAAGAAAAAGAGCGAAGGAAAGCCGCCGAGACAGAGCGTGCGCGGGCAAGCAGAGGATCCGCGTGTGCGCACCATAAGAGTGAGTACAGCGAACGATGAAGGCGGAAAAATATCCACAGAGAAAAGAcacggagaaagagagaaacagTCGAGCGATGCGAAAGACTAACGCAAATCGTGCAGGGAAGGAACGAAGAGCAAGCGCAAAGAGAGTGCCCGCCCAGGAAGACCGCCccaagagagaggaggaagcgggagagaagaaagaggggGAGAGATGAAAAGAGGAAACTCCGCggcaaggcgagcgagaacgTGAAGGCCagcggaaaaagagacagtgcgacgacgagaaggagaagaaaaaaagcccTGGCGGATGAGGACGCCTCAAGATGCACACGAGAGCGAAGCGCTGGGATGAGGCGAGCGAAcgtcgcgcgggcggcgagcgaacgtcgcgcgggcagcgcgcgacgcgaggagagtgtgaggacgcagcgaagcgaggagagatgccgccagagagaaaaacagacgcgccatcgagaggcagcgaggcgggcgcggagacaagTCGTGttctcgcgctcttcttTTGCCTACCTCTTCGGAGTCGAGGATGTGGGCGACCGCGTGCGTGCGGATGTCGCCTAGGGAAGTGAGGGGAtcgggcgaagaggagacggtGCCGCAGTCGctcgtcggcgacgcgcgcgccttttcAGACGCGAGCTGAACCATCTTTCACCCTATAGTTTCTAGAAAAGGGGAAAAGGCAGAGGGGAAAACCGAcgacaggcggcgcgcgcgggggggggcgacgcaagagagagccgcagagaagagacggcagcgaagggagaaaggcgcgcgagccactgaggaaaagcgagaagaaagggcCTTCCCCAAACGAAACACAAGGAAAAGCCTTTCCGTGGGAAGCCGCGGTCTCTGCGAGCGGAGCGGGAGGAGCGGCTCGAGAGGGCAGGGCAAAGACacgcctcggctgcgctACAGGGGCGCGTGGAAACGGAAAGCCGAAGAACAAAAAGTCTGGAGCGAGACAACGCAAGTAAAGagtcgcaggcggaggcggaaggcgggaaggagcggcgagcgaaccgcagagagaaacgcaAAGGGGAAACGCGGATGCAGagacctgcagcagcgcaccGCATGCAATGCACATGTGCAGGACGAGCAGGGATAGCGCCGGGCGGGGAGGGAGGAAAAAGTGAAAAAAACGGCGCccacgcgagaggagaagcgcgaaggagaccgCAGCGAAAGTCCAGGCTCACGGGTGAAAAAGGAGTGTCGTGAATCAAACAAACGACTTTCCTCTGCACTCTGCTaaagaagagcgaggcgggcaCACCCGTCAACCGGCGTGTGAtccgcgcttctcgccgccgcgtagcgcagctgcttcgccttgTGCCTTTGTctaaaaagagaaaaacaggcATGAGAGGCTCCTCGGACGGAACtgctcgtcggcggcgctaGCCGACCACTCGctctctgtcttccgcgcagcctctctttctctcccccGGGGGTTTGTCCCCACTCCGCGGAAACGTGAGTTTCATCGCGgcgtccctctcgcctcccccgACGCTGACCGGCTGCAGAGGACCTCaccgcgcggctcgcagaGGCAGGAAAGCAAGAAAATCCCATTTGAGAGCCgcttcagcgcctcgcgaAGCGACTCGTCTCCTGGCGACACCcgcaggggagagagagagagacgacgaggagattGAAACGAACAAAACGAAAGAGAGTGAAAGGGGAGCATTCCGGCTCGCGCGTCCGATGCGCTCTGCTGAGAAAGAGCGTGAGAAAAGGTTCATGAAGTCTTCCAGCGACCAGTTCGCGAAGCGACGCGCTCAGAGAAGCGCAGCCGACATcccgcggcggggctgccGAGAAGAAAATCCGAGAAAAAGAAGTCCTTCGTTCTTTACACCCTCTCTGCGTAGAGAGATGCCCGCGTTTCAAGGGTGCCGCCTGATGTGCGAGGGAGCAGGGATCGCACAAACGCCTGTGCGCGGAGGCCAGCGTACACGCGTGAGAATCTACGCAGAGAGCAAGCAGAGGACGTGGCCTGGAGTCCTGCGAGATAtgtgaatatatatacatatacatatgtagatACATCCGTAGCCTGAGACAGCTCGCGTTAGCGCGTCCTCAGATCTCCCTGacggagaaaagaaaggaaGCATATGCCAGGAGCCTTGCGAAAATATGTGAATATGGATATGAACACGCACAGCCCGACGCAGAACGCGTTAGCTCACATCGCCACTTTCGAGAGAAAGACGGAAGGGAGAAGCGCCGCATAGGTTTTTACCGCAACGGCAAATGCAGGAGAACGCGTAAGCCAAAAACAGAGTAGTTACATTTGTGTGTCGGCCTTCAGTGGATGGGATGACTTCTAAAACGGCAGAAAATACGACCCCTGCCCCTCCACGCGTGTGAGAAACAGTCAGGGAATACGCCACGTAAGTATGGTGCATGTGGGGCGGCCTATACAGGTGTGTATAAAGAGCGTATGCATGTGGGAGGATGCCTTTCGGATCCCTCATTATCTACGCGTAGTTGTGTAGGCGTGCTGGTAAGCGCATAGTAACTACAGACAAGCAGggaagagcgaggcgacgtcgAAACGAACGAGACTCGTTTTCAGCAGATGTGCTTCCGCTCTAGGCTACGTCTGCCAGGAATCTGAGAACTGCTTGCTTCAGTGATGGTCGCGAGTTTtcgtgcgcgtgtgtggaCAGAGGAGACTTTCATTTTagagagctgcgcgcgaagagagaggcaacACCTGCCGCCGTGCAGAGTTTCGCCTGCAGTCCTACCTTTGCCTTTGTGAAAAGCGAAGAATTCCCGGCTCTTCCACGTTCTACAAAcgggcggaggggggaggggagacgcACTCAAGCTGCCTTCCATATCGACAGATGCAGTGTGGGGTTCGTCTGCAAGTGGACAGGGAGGCAACactgccttctcgcgctgcggtCAGTTGGACTCTCTCGACACAGCCAGAGAGTCGT contains:
- a CDS encoding sarco/endoplasmic reticulum Ca2+-ATPase (encoded by transcript BESB_010750); this encodes MVQLASEKARASPTSDCGTVSSSPDPLTSLGDIRTHAVAHILDSEEVVRQLKADVKRGLSAEEARERLELFGRNELDQEQGKSLLQLILEQFQDLLVRILLSAAVVSFILALFEGGADEGITAFIEPMVILIILILNAAVGVWQESNAEKALEALKELQPAQARVLRGGVWRVMPSSELVPGDIVDVRCGDKVPADCRVVALKSTTLRVEQSQLTGESVTVVKELEALPASCADCEVQSKRNIIFSSTTIASGHALAVVVATGMRTEIGKIQSAVQEADADDEDQTPLQQKLDEFGEILSKVIFIICAVVWVINIKHFSDPVHGSFLRGCIYYFKIAVALAVAAIPEGLPAVITTCLALGTRKMAKKNAIVRKLSSVETLGCTTVICSDKTGTLTTNEMTCVRFCIPNMRNGTDHYSCEGSCYSPLGAVSISSANAPSRTFQHIQDNDANLQWFARCATLCNEARLEIAPNSKGAKFTRLGEPTEAALLVLVEKLGSTDSALNARYLQCEGRTEQTPMPFCDFWSSSWSSLATLEFTRERKSMGVLCRERHETSNTLFVKGAPESVIDRCDSVLLPDGSVSELTDALRKKIQKDVESMASEALRTLALAMKRDCGELANYDPSSPNSAGHPARRLLEDASNFAKIESGLVFLGLVGLMDPPRPEVGEAIEACRDAGIKVVMITGDNKLTAQAVASMINIVDEASVATRSFTGKEFEALSLDEKKEVLSQDGAIFSRTEPKHKQMIIRLLKDLGETTAMTGDGVNDAPALKQADIGVAMGIAGTEVAKEASDMVLADDNFSTIVAAVEEGRSIYNNMKAFIRYLISSNIGEVASIFFTAALGVPEGLSPVQLLWVNLVTDGPPATALGFNPPDLDVMKREPRHREDKLISGRIFLRYMLIGIYVGFSTVGIFVSWFVTGVDMVSDPHTLVSMQQLMHWNQCPSWENFQVEPVYGMKPGDPCAFFTVGKAKASTLSLTVLVVIEMFNAFNALSEDASLLRLPPWTNPYLVLATFLSVAVHCCILYIPFLSRVFGVVPLTAVDWLYVVLWSLPVVFLDEGLKAIGRMKESGRRRRLQRTASQIRKTQ